The following proteins are co-located in the Xiphophorus maculatus strain JP 163 A chromosome 8, X_maculatus-5.0-male, whole genome shotgun sequence genome:
- the wdr36 gene encoding WD repeat-containing protein 36 isoform X2, translating to MLVFAASGTTVCAFARNKEVVMRYHGHKQEVRLLLPLGDHLVSADSGGDVIVWDVQGGDIYLRLNFDPGTFDVSAMMHPSTYLNKVLLGSRQGALQLWNIRTSKLLFTFPGWSAAVTVLQQSPAVDVVGVGTATGRIIIHNIRLDETLMSFTQDWGPISTLAFRTDGPPIMASGSPQGHIALWDLARQQLVAQQRHAHRTAVAAATFLHGEPLLVTNGADNAIKVWIFDQEGGGARLLRCRQGHSAPPTTIRHHGNNGKNILSAGQDGSLQSFSTVHERFNKNMGHGSISKKKEKKKKKGLAYEELRLPAITALATAVARQSDWDGVVALHRGRLAASTWNYHRCTMGAHHLKPPGVRKNAVATAVDITSCGNFAVIGSSCGRVDVYNLQSGLHRGCYGDGEKAHSGVVRGVATDTLNQLTVSCGSDWLLKFWRFKTRKQEVVLKLSAAPASLRLHRDSGMVAIAMDDFTLAVVDIETRRVVRKFAGHHGNITDMTFSPDGRWLVTTAMDCTIRTWDLPSGSLVDCFLVAMAPVGVSMSPTGDFLATAHVDSLGVYLWTNRSLCGPVGLRPLPADYQPEEETLPSAAAALMEQEVTSEEPDDAFRSAEQLGAELVTLSLMPESRWKSLLHLDAIKRRNRPLAPPAAPPTVPFFLPTLPGLTPQFTLPSTTKEDSQSKLLPWGSLAQRSEFAVALESALESGSFDGPLRLLKDCGPAGVSVELTCLTSEGGGANNLLLAFIQMIDSMLASGRDFDLAHAYLALFLKLHLRTLSQDAVAMETLLRLSSRLESGWAELQASFNQSLCLLSYTKSALL from the exons ATGCTGGTGTTCGCCGCCAGCGGAACGACTGTCTGTGCCTTCGCCAGGAATAAAGAG GTGGTGATGCGTTACCAtggacacaaacaggaagtgcggctgctgctgccgctgggCGACCATCTGGTCTCCGCCGACAGCGGTGGTGATGTCATAGTGTGGGACGTTCAGGGAGGAG ACATCTACCTGcggctgaactttgaccccggGACCTTCGACGTGTCGGCCATGATGCACCCGAGCACGTACCTGAACAAGGTGCTGCTGGGCAGCCgccagggggcgctgcagctGTGGAACATCAGGACCAG tAAGCTGCTGTTCACGTTTCCCGGCTGGTCGGCGGCGGTCACCGTCCtgcagcag AGTCCAGCAGTGGACGTGGTGGGTGTCGGCACGGCAACCGGACGCATCATCATCCACAACATTCGCCTGGATGAGACGCTGATGAGCTTCACGCAGGACTGGGGACCAATCAGCACGCTGGCTTTCAGGACAG ACGGGCCTCCCATCATGGCGTCCGGCAGTCCACAGGGACACATTGCATTGTGGGACTTGGCGCGTCAGCAGCTGGTCGCCCAGCAGAGACACGCCCACCGAACCGCTGTTGCCGCGGCAACTTTCCTTCATGGAGAGCCGCTGCTGGTCACCAATGGAGCTGACAACGCTATAAAG GTCTGGATATTTGACCAGGAGGGGGGCGGGGCCAGACTGCTCAGGTGCCGGCAGGGCCACAGCGCCCCGCCCACCACCATccgtcaccatggcaacaatgGGAAGAACATCTTGAGCGCAG gtcaGGACGGCTCCCTGCAGTCCTTCTCCACCGTCCATGAGCGTTTCAACAAGAACATGGGTCACG GATCCATCAgcaagaagaaagagaagaagaagaaaaaagggttGGCCTACGAAGAGCTGCGACTTCCTGCTATCACAGCGCTAGCCACAG CCGTTGCTCGCCAGTCGGACTGGGACGGCGTCGTGGCACTCCACCGCGGCCGCCTCGCCGCCTCCACCTGGAACTACCACAGGTGCACCATGGGAGCTCACCACCTGAAGCCTCCTGGTGTTAGGAAGAATGCTGTTGCCACG GCTgttgacatcacttcctgtgggAACTTCGCTGTGATTGGCTCGTCCTGTGGACGTGTGGACGTCTACAACCTGCAGTCCGGTCTCCACCGTGGTTGCTATGGTGACGGGGAGAAAG CGCACAGCGGCGTGGTGCGAGGCGTCGCCACGGATACGCTGAACCAGCTGACTGTCAGCTgcggctctgattggctgctgaagTTCTGGCGCTTTAAGAcgagaaaacaggaagtggttctgAAGCTGAGCGCCGCGCCGGCGAGCCTGAGGCTTCACAGAGACAG TGGGATGGTCGCCATAGCGATGGACGACTTCACGCTGGCGGTGGTGGACATCGAAACCAGACGCGTCGTCAGGAAGTTTGCTggtcaccatggcaacatcACTGACATG ACCTTCAGCCCAGATGGCCGCTGGCTGGTTACCACGGCGATGGACTGCACCATCAGGACCTGGGACCTCCCCTCTGGCAG tCTGGTCGACTGCTTCCTGGTTGCCATGGCGCCGGTTGGCGTTTCCATGTCGCCAACCGGAGACTTCCTGGCGACAGCACATGTGGACAGTCTGGGCGTTTACCTCTG GACCAATAGGAGCCTGTGTGGGCCGGTGGGGCTCCGCCCCCTCCCAGCTGACTACCAACCAGAGGAGGAGACGCTGCCCAGCGCCGCTGCCGCCCTGatggaacaggaagtgacctcaGAGGAGCCTGATGATGCGTTCCGATCAGCTGAGCAGCTGGGGGCGGAGCTTGTGACGCTGTCGCTGATGCCTGAGTCTCGGTGGAAAAGTCTGCTGCACTTGGACGCCATTAAG AGGAGGAACAGACCGctggcgccccctgctgctccGCCCACCGTCCCCTTCTTTCTGCCTACACTTCCTGGTCTGACACCTCAGTTCACGTTGCCCTCGACAACCAAGGAGGACTCACAG TCCAAGCTGCTGCCATGGGGTTCGCTGGCTCAGAGGTCAGAGTTCGCAGTGGCTTTGGAGTCGGCTCTGGAGTCCGGATCAT TCGATGGGCCTCTGAGGCTCCTGAAGGATTGTGGGCCGGCAGGCGTTTCCGTGGAGCTCACCTGTCTGACGTCAGAAGGGGGCGGAGCCAACAACCTCCTGCTTGCCTTCATCCAGATGATTGACAGCATGCTGGCCAGTGGGCGGGACTTCGACCTGGCTCACGCTTACCTGGCTCTCTTCCTGAAG ctccaTCTGCGCACATTGTCTCAGGATGCTGTTGCTATGGAGACGTTGCTCCGCCTCTCCTCCAGACTGGAGTCTGGGTGGGCGGAGCTTCAAGCATCGTTCAACCAATCACTGTGTTTGCTGTCGTACACAAAGAGCGCACtgctgtaa
- the wdr36 gene encoding WD repeat-containing protein 36 isoform X1 → MPRTGSALFSGFRVLGLYSNHVPHALRYHQKHREFYVVTSVGKSFHTFNVSRLGIVSVSNSLPDDITCLVADRMLVFAASGTTVCAFARNKEVVMRYHGHKQEVRLLLPLGDHLVSADSGGDVIVWDVQGGDIYLRLNFDPGTFDVSAMMHPSTYLNKVLLGSRQGALQLWNIRTSKLLFTFPGWSAAVTVLQQSPAVDVVGVGTATGRIIIHNIRLDETLMSFTQDWGPISTLAFRTDGPPIMASGSPQGHIALWDLARQQLVAQQRHAHRTAVAAATFLHGEPLLVTNGADNAIKVWIFDQEGGGARLLRCRQGHSAPPTTIRHHGNNGKNILSAGQDGSLQSFSTVHERFNKNMGHGSISKKKEKKKKKGLAYEELRLPAITALATAVARQSDWDGVVALHRGRLAASTWNYHRCTMGAHHLKPPGVRKNAVATAVDITSCGNFAVIGSSCGRVDVYNLQSGLHRGCYGDGEKAHSGVVRGVATDTLNQLTVSCGSDWLLKFWRFKTRKQEVVLKLSAAPASLRLHRDSGMVAIAMDDFTLAVVDIETRRVVRKFAGHHGNITDMTFSPDGRWLVTTAMDCTIRTWDLPSGSLVDCFLVAMAPVGVSMSPTGDFLATAHVDSLGVYLWTNRSLCGPVGLRPLPADYQPEEETLPSAAAALMEQEVTSEEPDDAFRSAEQLGAELVTLSLMPESRWKSLLHLDAIKRRNRPLAPPAAPPTVPFFLPTLPGLTPQFTLPSTTKEDSQSKLLPWGSLAQRSEFAVALESALESGSFDGPLRLLKDCGPAGVSVELTCLTSEGGGANNLLLAFIQMIDSMLASGRDFDLAHAYLALFLKLHLRTLSQDAVAMETLLRLSSRLESGWAELQASFNQSLCLLSYTKSALL, encoded by the exons ATGCCGCGCACCGGAAGCGCCCTGTTCTCCGGGTTCCGGGTTCTAGGTCTCTACTCCAACCACGTGCCGCACGCGCTCCGGTACCACCAGAAACACCGGGAATTCTACGTGGTGACGTCAGTGGGCAAAAGCTTCCACACGTTTAAC GTGAGCCGCCTGGGGATCGTTTCTGTCA GTAACAGCCTGCCCGATGACATCACGTGCCTGGTGGCAGATCGGATGCTGGTGTTCGCCGCCAGCGGAACGACTGTCTGTGCCTTCGCCAGGAATAAAGAG GTGGTGATGCGTTACCAtggacacaaacaggaagtgcggctgctgctgccgctgggCGACCATCTGGTCTCCGCCGACAGCGGTGGTGATGTCATAGTGTGGGACGTTCAGGGAGGAG ACATCTACCTGcggctgaactttgaccccggGACCTTCGACGTGTCGGCCATGATGCACCCGAGCACGTACCTGAACAAGGTGCTGCTGGGCAGCCgccagggggcgctgcagctGTGGAACATCAGGACCAG tAAGCTGCTGTTCACGTTTCCCGGCTGGTCGGCGGCGGTCACCGTCCtgcagcag AGTCCAGCAGTGGACGTGGTGGGTGTCGGCACGGCAACCGGACGCATCATCATCCACAACATTCGCCTGGATGAGACGCTGATGAGCTTCACGCAGGACTGGGGACCAATCAGCACGCTGGCTTTCAGGACAG ACGGGCCTCCCATCATGGCGTCCGGCAGTCCACAGGGACACATTGCATTGTGGGACTTGGCGCGTCAGCAGCTGGTCGCCCAGCAGAGACACGCCCACCGAACCGCTGTTGCCGCGGCAACTTTCCTTCATGGAGAGCCGCTGCTGGTCACCAATGGAGCTGACAACGCTATAAAG GTCTGGATATTTGACCAGGAGGGGGGCGGGGCCAGACTGCTCAGGTGCCGGCAGGGCCACAGCGCCCCGCCCACCACCATccgtcaccatggcaacaatgGGAAGAACATCTTGAGCGCAG gtcaGGACGGCTCCCTGCAGTCCTTCTCCACCGTCCATGAGCGTTTCAACAAGAACATGGGTCACG GATCCATCAgcaagaagaaagagaagaagaagaaaaaagggttGGCCTACGAAGAGCTGCGACTTCCTGCTATCACAGCGCTAGCCACAG CCGTTGCTCGCCAGTCGGACTGGGACGGCGTCGTGGCACTCCACCGCGGCCGCCTCGCCGCCTCCACCTGGAACTACCACAGGTGCACCATGGGAGCTCACCACCTGAAGCCTCCTGGTGTTAGGAAGAATGCTGTTGCCACG GCTgttgacatcacttcctgtgggAACTTCGCTGTGATTGGCTCGTCCTGTGGACGTGTGGACGTCTACAACCTGCAGTCCGGTCTCCACCGTGGTTGCTATGGTGACGGGGAGAAAG CGCACAGCGGCGTGGTGCGAGGCGTCGCCACGGATACGCTGAACCAGCTGACTGTCAGCTgcggctctgattggctgctgaagTTCTGGCGCTTTAAGAcgagaaaacaggaagtggttctgAAGCTGAGCGCCGCGCCGGCGAGCCTGAGGCTTCACAGAGACAG TGGGATGGTCGCCATAGCGATGGACGACTTCACGCTGGCGGTGGTGGACATCGAAACCAGACGCGTCGTCAGGAAGTTTGCTggtcaccatggcaacatcACTGACATG ACCTTCAGCCCAGATGGCCGCTGGCTGGTTACCACGGCGATGGACTGCACCATCAGGACCTGGGACCTCCCCTCTGGCAG tCTGGTCGACTGCTTCCTGGTTGCCATGGCGCCGGTTGGCGTTTCCATGTCGCCAACCGGAGACTTCCTGGCGACAGCACATGTGGACAGTCTGGGCGTTTACCTCTG GACCAATAGGAGCCTGTGTGGGCCGGTGGGGCTCCGCCCCCTCCCAGCTGACTACCAACCAGAGGAGGAGACGCTGCCCAGCGCCGCTGCCGCCCTGatggaacaggaagtgacctcaGAGGAGCCTGATGATGCGTTCCGATCAGCTGAGCAGCTGGGGGCGGAGCTTGTGACGCTGTCGCTGATGCCTGAGTCTCGGTGGAAAAGTCTGCTGCACTTGGACGCCATTAAG AGGAGGAACAGACCGctggcgccccctgctgctccGCCCACCGTCCCCTTCTTTCTGCCTACACTTCCTGGTCTGACACCTCAGTTCACGTTGCCCTCGACAACCAAGGAGGACTCACAG TCCAAGCTGCTGCCATGGGGTTCGCTGGCTCAGAGGTCAGAGTTCGCAGTGGCTTTGGAGTCGGCTCTGGAGTCCGGATCAT TCGATGGGCCTCTGAGGCTCCTGAAGGATTGTGGGCCGGCAGGCGTTTCCGTGGAGCTCACCTGTCTGACGTCAGAAGGGGGCGGAGCCAACAACCTCCTGCTTGCCTTCATCCAGATGATTGACAGCATGCTGGCCAGTGGGCGGGACTTCGACCTGGCTCACGCTTACCTGGCTCTCTTCCTGAAG ctccaTCTGCGCACATTGTCTCAGGATGCTGTTGCTATGGAGACGTTGCTCCGCCTCTCCTCCAGACTGGAGTCTGGGTGGGCGGAGCTTCAAGCATCGTTCAACCAATCACTGTGTTTGCTGTCGTACACAAAGAGCGCACtgctgtaa
- the man2a1 gene encoding alpha-mannosidase 2 gives MKRGRVLPVLVGGVFCLAVMSLYRMLELMQGVEPDHGRGSPVRQVEEDLSRLQLKIDRLERLLVVNNRLVARLRDSLLVRESPEGGGGANGSSNSAHNRAAPPPGCRKAEEMKDDPDGVQLLDVYDLLPFDNPDGGAWKQGFQISYRGDEWAEQPLELFLVPHSHNDPGWVKTFDGYYRDQTRHILDNMLVKLGEDSRRKMIWAEISYFSQWWNDIDDQKRALVRRLVGAGQLEMVTGGWVMSDEANSHYFAMLDQLMEGHQWLQTHLGVKPSSGWAVDPFGHSPSMTYLLKGAGLSNMLIQRVHYSVKKHFAQQRTLEFLWRQSWDSSSRSDITCHMMPFYSYDVPHTCGPNPAVCCQFDFHRLPGGRVFCPWRIPPQPITEQNIKERALLLLDQYRQKSRLFRSSVLLVPLGDDFRFVESGEWDAQFSNYQKLFDYFDQHPELHIKARFGTLSDYFAALHRRLAEAGTTLPTLRGDFFTYADRDDHYWSGYFTSRPFYKRLDRTLESTLRATEIFYTLTLADMRRFRGDGRLVEGFPAREHYQRLTEGRRSLGLFQHHDAVTGTARDPVVIDYGTRLFHAILNLRQVLLSSAHWLILLDKSQYHEDPSKPFLQMDEVISAQDALPQKTTLTLGDEPRSLIVLNPTEQLRTSVITLVVDSPDARVVDAASGRPMAVQVSGVWAEPSKVSAEAFQLSFVAELPPLSLNVYHVIKAPAGSAPRARYVVHRHGDPPTVHSEHFQVSRLQGPEADLPLLLSNKHLHIWSSPETGLLQKLQLQDGRVRQVQVHFLWYGTRTSGDRSGAYLFLPGEEGPQAYSSSEPPLIRVTRGPIFSDITSCFPHFTHTVRLYHLDGHAGKSLEISNMVDIRSETNRELVMRLVTDVASGNRFYTDLNGFQMQQRRSLEKLPLQANFYPMTSAAFLQDASSRLSLLSAQSQAVASLRAGELELVLDRRLQQDDNRGLGQGVTDNKPTVALYRLLLEDRGGAEEVGGASVEHLSLLAHLASLSLSHPPITMVGPGDQLPKLRPFQALRSSLPCDLHLLNLRTLEDPKEAGSPSQEVALLLHRKGFDCSSAPTPRPACSWNGLDELDLDDLFAPLRFRSLRRSGLTLLRDHDRSDSAHQAQELRPMEISAFRVEID, from the exons ATGAAGAGGGGCCGGGTGCTGCCCGTCCTAGTGGGCGGAGTCTTCTGCCTGGCTGTGATGTCACTGTACCGCATGCTGGAGCTGATGCAGGGGGTGGAGCCTGACCACGGCAGGGGCTCACCTGTCCGCCAGGTGGAGGAA GATTTGTCCCGCCTCCAGCTGAAAATCGACAGACTGGAGCGCCTCCTGGTGGTTAACAACCGGCTGGTCGCTCGGCTGCGGGACTCGCTGCTGGTTAGAGAGTCGCCTGagggagggggcggggccaaCGGCAGCTCTaactccgcccacaaccgagcAGCTCCGCCTCCAGGCTGCCGGAAGGCCGAAGAGATGAAGGACGACCCCGACGGAGTGCAG CTGCTGGACGTCTACGACCTCCTGCCCTTCGACAACCCCGACGGCGGCGCCTGGAAGCAGGGCTTCCAGATCAGTTACCGTGGAGACGAGTGGGCGGAGCAGCCGCTGGAGCTCTTCCTGGTTCCCCACTCCCACAACGACCCAG GCTGGGTGAAGACGTTTGACGGCTACTACCGGGACCAGACCAGACACATACTGGACAACATGCTGGTCAAACTGGGAGAGGACAGCAG GAGGAAGATGATCTGGGCCGAGATCAGCTACTTCTCCCAGTGGTGGAACGACATCGATGACCAGAAGAGGGCGCTGGTCAGACG CCTGGTGGGGGCGGGGCAGTTGGAGATGGTGACGGGCGGTTGGGTCATGTCTGATGAAGCGAACTCTCACTACTTTGCGATGCTGGATCAGCTGATGGAGGGCCACCAGTGGCTGCAGACTCACCTGG GCGTGAAGCCGAGCAGCGGCTGGGCCGTCGATCCCTTTGGCCACTCCCCTTCCATGACGTACCTGCtgaagggggcggggcttagcaACATGCTGATCCAGAGGGTGCACTACTCCGTCAAGAAGCACTTTGCCCAGCAACGGACTCTGGAGTTTCTATGGCGACAGAGCTGGG ACTCCTCCTCCCGCAGTGACATCACATGTCACATGATGCCGTTCTACAGCTACGACGTCCCTCACACCTGCGGCCCGAACCCGGCCGTCTGCTGCCAGTTCGACTTCCACCGCCTGCCAGGGGGGCGGGTCTTCTGTCCCTGGAGGATCCCGCcgcagccaatcacagagcaGAACATCAAGGAGAG aGCTCTGCTCCTATTGGACCAGTACCGACAGAAGTCCCGCCTCTTCCGCTCCTCGGTGCTGCTGGTTCCTCTGGGAGACGATTTCCGCTTCGTGGAGTCCGGGGAGTGGGACGCACAGTTCAGCAACTACCAGAAGCTGTTCGACTACTTCGACCAGCATCCCGAGCTGCACATCAAG GCCCGGTTTGGGACGCTGTCAGACTACTTTGCGGCGCTGCACCGGCGGCTGGCGGAGGCGGGAACGACGCTGCCCACGCTACGCGGAGACTTCTTCACCTACGCCGACCGGGACGACCACTACTGGAGCGGATACTTCACCTCCCGGCCGTTCTACAAGCGGCTGGACCGGACCCTGGAGTCCACGCTCAG AGCCACTGAAATCTTTTACACTCTCACGCTGGCTGACATGCGCCGTTTCCGTGGCGACGGTCGTCTGGTCGAAGGGTTTCCGGCACGCGAACATTACCAGCGGCTGACAGAGGGGAGGCGGAGCTTGGGGCTATTCCAGCACCACGACGCCGTCACGGGAACGGCGCGGGACCCGGTGGTGATCGACTACGGAACCAG GTTGTTTCATGCCATCCTGAACCTGCGCCAGGTGTTGCTGAGCTCCGCCCACTGGCTAATCCTGTTGGACAAGAGCCAGTACCACGAAGACCCATCAAAACCCTTCTTGCAAATG GATGAGGTGATCTCTGCGCAGGACGCTTTGCCTCAGAAGACGACGTTGACGCTCGGTGATGAGCCCAG GTCATTGATCGTTTTGAACCCGACGGAGCAGCTCCGTACCTCTGTCATCACGCTGGTGGTGGATTCTCCAGACGCTCGCGTCGTCGATGCAGCAAGCGGTCGACCAATGGCAGTGCAGGTCTCTGGTGTGTGGGCGGAGCCTAGTAAAGTGTCTGCAGAAGCCTTCCAG CTCTCCTTCGTTGCTGAACTTCCTCCTCTGTCGCTCAACGTGTATCATGTGATCAAAGCTCCGGCTGGCTCCGCCCCCCGGGCGCGCTATGTCGTCCATCGCCATGGCGACCCACCAACCGTCCACTCTGAGCACTTCCAGGTGTCCCGGCTCCAAGGACCTGAAGCCGACTTGCCTCTGTTGCTTAGTAACAAGCATCTTCACATATGGAGCTCCCCTGAGACCGGCCTGCTGCAG aagctgcagctgcaggacgGTCGGGTCCGACAGGTCCAGGTCCACTTCCTGTGGTacggaaccagaacctcaggGGACCGCAGCGGAGCGTACCTGTTCCTGCCAGGGGAGGAGGGGCCTCAG GCCTACTCGTCCTCTGAGCCCCCGCTGATCCGGGTCACTAGGGGCCCCATCTTctctgacatcacttcctgcttcccACACTTCACACACACCGTGCGGCTCTACCACCTGGACG GGCATGCTGGGAAATCCCTGGAGATTTCCAACATGGTGGACATCAGGTCGGAGACCAACAGGGAGCTGGTCATGCGGCTCGTCACTGATGTCGCCAGCGGCAACCGTTTCTATACCGACCTCAATGGCTTCCAG ATGCAGCAACGCCGCTCGCTGGAGAAGCTCCCCCTGCAGGCCAACTTCTACCCGATGACGTCGGCAGCATTCCTGCAGGACGCATCGAGTCGTCTGTCGCTGCTGTCGGCGCAGAGCCAGGCGGTGGCGTCGCTCCGAGCCG GTGAGCTGGAGCTGGTGCTGGACCGGCGGCTGCAGCAGGACGATAACCGTGGCCTGGGTCAGGGGGTCACCGACAACAAGCCGACCGTCGCTCTCTACCGCCTGCTGCTGGAGGACAGGGGCGGGGCCGag GAAGTGGGTGGAGCCTCAGTGGAACACCTGTCTCTCCTCGCCCACCtggcctctctctctctctcccatccTCCCATCACCATGGTCGGCCCGGGCGACCAGCTGCCGAAGCTCCGCCCTTTCCAGGCGCTGCGCTCCTCTCTGCCATGCGACCTTCACTTGTTGAATCTGAGGACGCTGGAGGATCCAAAG gaagctgGGAGCCCGTCACAGGAAGTGGCACTCCTCCTCCACAGGAAGGGCTTTGACTGTAGCTCCGCCCCCACGCCGCGCCCAGCCTGCTCCTGGAATGGCCTGGATGAG CTGGACCTGGACGATCTGTTCGCTCCGCTGCGGTTCCGTTCGctgcgccgctccggcctaacGCTGCTCCGGGACCACGACCGGTCTGACTCCGCCCACCAGGCGCAGGAGCTCCGCCCCATGGAGATCAGTGCATTCCGGGTGGAGATCGACTAA